One window of the Trifolium pratense cultivar HEN17-A07 linkage group LG2, ARS_RC_1.1, whole genome shotgun sequence genome contains the following:
- the LOC123903768 gene encoding probable mannitol dehydrogenase, which translates to MATQPEFEHPNKAIGFAARDPSGLLSPFNFSRRKTGEKDVAFKVLYCGICHSDLHMVKNEWGVSTYPLVPGHEIAGIVTEVGSKVENFKVGDRVGVGCMVDSCRTCQNCEDNLENYCSKYTLTYSAKYSDGTITYGGYSDSMVADEHFVVHIPDGLPLEAAAPLLCAGITVYSPLKYFGLNKPGLHIGVVGLGGLGHMAVKFAKAFGANVTVISTSPNKEKEAIEHLGADTFLISHDQDKMQAAIGTLDGIIDTVSATHALLPLIGLLKSHGKLVMVGAPEKPLELPLFPLIMGRKLIAGSGIGGMKETQEMIDFAAKHNVKPDIEVIPVDYVNTAMERLVKADVKYRFVIDIGNTLKTSS; encoded by the exons ATGGCAACACAACCTGAATTTGAACATCCTAACAAGGCCATTGGTTTCGCAGCTAGAGACCCTTCTGGTCTTCTTTCCCCTTTCAATTTCTCTAGAAG GAAAACCGGTGAAAAAGACGTGGCATTTAAAGTATTGTATTGTGGAATATGTCACTCTGATCTCCACATGGTGAAAAATGAATGGGGCGTGTCCACCTATCCGCTAGTTCCTGG GCATGAGATTGCTGGTATAGTGACAGAGGTGGGAAGCAAAGTAGAAAATTTCAAAGTTGGAGACAGAGTGGGTGTAGGCTGCATGGTTGATTCGTGTCGCACGTGCCAAAATTGCGAAGACAATCTTGAGAATTATTGCTCTAAATATACACTCACCTATAGTGCAAAGTATAGTGATGGCACAATCACATATGGCGGCTACTCTGATTCAATGGTTGCGGACGAGCATTTTGTGGTTCACATTCCTGATGGCTTACCACTTGAAGCTGCTGCTCCTCTTCTTTGTGCCGGTATCACAGTGTATAGTCCTCTTAAATATTTTGGACTCAACAAGCCCGGGCTTCATATAGGTGTTGTTGGACTTGGCGGACTTGGTCATATGGCTGTGAAATTCGCCAAAGCTTTTGGTGCTAATGTCACAGTAATTAGTACATCGCCTAACAAAGAAAAGGAAGCAATAGAACACTTAGGAGCTGATACATTTCTGATAAGTCACGACCAAGATAAGATGCAG GCTGCAATAGGTACTTTGGATGGTATCATCGATACAGTTTCAGCGACTCATGCACTCTTGCCTCTAATTGGATTACTGAAGTCTCATGGAAAGCTTGTAATGGTCGGTGCACCGGAGAAACCTCTGGAGCTGCCTCTCTTTCCTTTAATTATGG GGAGAAAGTTGATTGCTGGAAGCGGAATTGGAGGGATGAAAGAAACTCAAGAGATGATTGACTTTGCTGCTAAACACAATGTAAAACCCGACATTGAAGTCATTCCTGTGGATTATGTTAACACTGCAATGGAGCGACTCGTCAAAGCAGATGTTAAATATCGATTTGTGATCGACATTGGAAACACTCTGAAAACAAGCTCTTAA
- the LOC123903767 gene encoding probable mannitol dehydrogenase — translation MASEGKIVEHPKKAFGWAARDSTGVLSPFNFFRRETGEKDVAFKVLYCGICHSDLHMSKNEWYNTMYPFVPGHELVGVVTEVGSKVEKFKVGDKVGVGYVIDSCRSCQNCDDNLENYCPKYTVTCGAKYRDGTITYGGYSDSMVADEHFVIRIPDNLPLEVAGPLLCAGVTVYSPLKYFGLDKPGLHIGVVGLGGLGHMAVKFAKAFGAHVTVISTSPNKENEALDHLGADSFIISRDPNQMQAAIGTLDGIIDTVSAGHALLPMIGLLKTNGKLVMLGVIVKPLELPEYALLAGRKLIAGSTVGGIKETQEMIDFAAKHDVKPDIEIVPIDYVNTAMERLAKADVRYRFVIDIGNTLKESS, via the exons ATGGCATCAGAAGGTAAAATAGTAGAGCATCCTAAGAAGGCCTTTGGATGGGCAGCTAGAGATTCTACTGGTGTTCTCTCCCCTTTCAATTTCTTTAGAAG AGAAACAGGTGAAAAAGATGTAGCATTCAAGGTGTTGTATTGTGGGATATGCCACTCTGACCTTCATATGTCAAAGAATGAATGGTACAATACCATGTATCCATTTGTTCCTGG GCATGAACTTGTGGGTGTAGTAACAGAAGTGGGAAGCAAAGTAGAAAAATTCAAAGTTGGAGACAAAGTAGGTGTGGGCTACGTGATTGATTCATGTCGATCGTGCCAAAATTGCGACGACAATCTTGAGAATTACTGCCCAAAATATACAGTCACATGTGGTGCCAAGTATCGCGATGGCACCATCACATATGGAGGTTACTCCGACTCAATGGTTGCAGATGAGCATTTTGTCATCCGCATTCCTGATAACTTACCTCTTGAGGTTGCCGGTCCTCTCCTCTGCGCCGGTGTCACAGTATATAGTCCTCTTAAATATTTTGGACTCGACAAACCCGGGCTTCATATAGGCGTCGTTGGTCTCGGTGGACTTGGTCACATGGCTGTGAAATTTGCCAAAGCTTTTGGTGCTCATGTCACAGTAATTAGTACATCGCCTAACAAAGAAAACGAAGCATTAGATCACTTAGGAGCTGACTCGTTTATAATAAGTCGCGATCCAAATCAAATGCAG gCTGCAATAGGTACTTTGGATGGTATTATTGACACAGTTTCAGCTGGTCATGCTCTTTTACCAATGATTGGTTTATTAAAAACTAATGGAAAACTTGTAATGCTTGGTGTTATAGTAAAGCCTCTTGAGCTTCCTGAATATGCTTTACTTGCAg GGAGGAAATTAATTGCCGGGAGTACGGTTGGAGGGATTAAGGAGACTCAAGAAATGATTGATTTTGCTGCCAAACACGACGTTAAACCTGATATCGAGATTGTTCCTATTGATTATGTCAACACAGCAATGGAGCGTCTTGCTAAAGCAGACGTGAGATATCGTTTTGTGATTGATATTGGAAACACATTGAAAGAAAGTTCTTAA